One Tribolium castaneum strain GA2 chromosome 6, icTriCast1.1, whole genome shotgun sequence genomic window, TACGTAGgtttacatcaaaatagttccacttttccgtaattgagaaaataaaaaaacagaaatttgtcATCACAAATAAATGATGAGTTGTATGCGTGTTAGTAGTATAAGCGAACAATTAGTGCTAATGAGGTCATTATCTAATGACCGCTGCAACTTTCTCTTAATGACCGCTACACTTTGGCCGCTACAATTTTGCTATATGTCATACAATATATAAGACCAAagaaaatttaggaaaatattCAGTGTTGTTCTCGTGTTTGTTCTTGAAGAAGACGTCTTGGTGTATTGTGAAATTAAGGtaagttttttaagaaattattttaaatatttattaactgtTGTGAATTTGTGTTAGATGCCTGGAAAACGTGTATCTTCtatgccattgaaaaaatcatctcCGAAGCGTTTTAAAGCCCCAGGTGATGGTGGATGTGTAGAAGAAGAGGAAATTAGTGAATTTACCAACCTGCAACCCTCAACATCTAAGGCAACAGAATCAGGTAAAtactttataatttatataataatagattaatcattaattataatatttacagTGAATGCTTTAAAAAGACGCCTCCCTAACTTCGAAGATGGTCCTTTaggtaattaattacatactCATTTCTATATTATAAATGTACGTGTTTGTAGATACACTTGTAAATCAAATCGGTGCTGGTCAAATTGACGATAATGAagtctttgaaaattttgctgatGGTAAGTAATAGCAACAACTTATTGAATATGTGAATacttcaatattttcttacagaatttaactttattaataaaaatggagaaaatgaatcattcataaaaaagtttaatacaTTAGCGAGACGTATGAGGTTTTCCTTTAAAGATAATGCGCCGGAGAATCCAATTGAATGGATGCAAGTAAGTGTCACGTTATGTTtgtaaattagttaattaattaatgatattttcgtttaatagAATGCAATTGAAGAACTGTTGGCGCACATTTTTAGAGGATTTTCAAGTGATGACTATGTCGGCTTAGTTCTCGAAAATGAAGAATTCCCCGAGCGACCTGTTTACATTTCCTTCCGCAAATTATCCCAATATAATGTCGCAATGGTGATGGAAACTGTAGGAAATGTTCTTCAGAGCAATCGTGCGTTCTTTGTTAATGATCGTTTATCGATACGGGTGGACAGGGTGGCTTTACCTGTGGGAAAAGGATTTCGTACCGCCACCGATGGATTAGCCGTAAGTTATAATGAACATTGTcttagtaaaaattaataaataaataaataaatctaataaatatgatttctgtgattttattttgatttaacccagaatgtgtgtgtgtgtgtgtgtcgCGCCCGTCCCCGCGCCGCCGCCACCCCGTCCCGCGCCCGTTCCCGCGCCGCCGCCACCCCGTCCCGCGCCCGTTTCCGCGCCGCCGCCCCGTCGTCCGCGCCGCGCCCCGTCCGCGTCATGCTGGTGAGTAACGAGATATaaggaaagaaagaaaaaacatgGATCTTGCAAagtctttatttattcatgaaatatttgttaaacattttgttgCATAGTTTGTCATTATTGTGAAAATCTTTGTTAAATAACTTTAGAAAATCATCAACAGAATTGCCTAATGCGtagtttaaaagaaataaagtaCAGTATTTGCCACAGACGGTTgaagaaaaatcttgaatTTGAGAAATATTGTAAGACCACATCATAgcattttttctaagaaattttaaaatattcggAGGCGGCTGATTTCCAAAACTATCAAAGAAGTATGCGAAACCAAATTTATCAATGTAAACAGCCATCCAATGACTACCCGGGAGGTAATCAGGGTCTCTGTTGATAATAACCATAGAGGGTCTGGTGATTAGGACAGGTAGAGTGTTATACGCAGAAACAAGAACGTGGTGTCTTTTCTTCCGAGAGATCATCTCCAGACACGTTTTGAGTTGTAAAGTATTCATTGTACCAACTAGCCAAGTTTTGTACGTTTTGAACAGCGCACACCGAATCGCTGATTATATGATTCACACAACAATTCGTATCAAAATGTTCTCTCAAGTAACGAAGCGATGGACACTCTAAATCTTCAATGTTTAcaatttgactttttggtAAACGTTTCAAAAGTAGACGCTTCTTATCTATTCCTTTCACGTATATacactttgaatttttcgtaGTTTCATTCAATATTTCAGACAACTTTTCGTAGTCGTAATTACCGCAGTTCCAAGAAAGCCCGTGAAAGTTATTCGTCAACCAATCGGCTTGCTTCTGATAACGATGCGGTAAGGTTGAAAGATCATCGGGtggtttaaacaaaaagaTGTCTGGTGCGCTTTTGTTCGTATTAAATACAGCTAATTCTTTTATGGTTAAAGTTTCGGTACAATTACCGTAATTGAACCCTTGAAAATCCACAAACACAACCATTTCGGATGACGGGTAAAATGAAAgtagcaaatttttcatttgtaatagcaatttatttatcacttaTATAAATTTATCAACTACTATAATCTACAATTACATTacgttttttatcaatttctatTACACTATCAAATTCACCATACACTAAACAATTGACAGTTTCTGTAAGAGCAGTGTTAAAACCAACTTCTATTCGTAAACTTCCGTTCTTTATCAAATTCCATGAAAGAGCATTATGCGATGATAAGTCAGGTGTCAAATCAAAAACAGCTATTGAATATCCATCAGCATAATTATCACGTGAAATCCCATTTCCAGTGTTTAGAAAATGTATACCAGTACCAGAAAATAATGTGTGGTACATTGAAACAAATTTCTTATTTGGACCGATAAATGTAGGTTGTAAGGGTTTACTAGGAATTTGGTTACCATCCACGTACAAGGATAGATAGTTTAAACCaaagttttcgaaattaaatggATTTAAGGAATAATCACCGTTAAATGCTTTATTTGTCACAAAGCACAATGCACATCTTTTTGGAAGTTGGCCCAAATAAACATTATCCAATGATTTTCCTTGTACTCCTTGCGGTATAGTCAAAACCTTTAATTCTGTTCGCGTAATTGGATATTTTGCAGTTGAAAGCTCTAAAGCCTTTGCATGCGCAAGTAATACGCTTGGATTTATCCGATTTCTTCTAATCATTAGAGTTGCATcagtaatttgaatttttccattAAGATTATTTGATGACATCAATGCAAAACTATCACGAGAACGTACAAATTTTAATCTCATTTCTACAccgttgattaaaaatttttcttgattaAATATATCACAATTTAAGTGACCAATAAGATCGACTTCTTTACTCGTCGACGTTAGTTTGAGTCTATTGGCGAATCCACTGTTCTCATTGGTTACTACATTCATTTTGCCTGCCGTATCGGCGTACCATAATCCACAAGTTAAATGGGAATTCTTCGCCCCTGAGTCataatttaaaagtgtctccaaataacatttataagcGTATGTATTATTTGGTGGTGAAATCAGTTTTTGATTTAGGTATACATCAACTTGACTAAACATTGAGTGGAGAATATTATTAACTGGACCAATTGTATCTTCAGCGGTATAATTACTACCGTCATCTTTgcatattttaatacaaagtgAAAGTAAAGTTTGCGATAAATCTATATAGTCTTCACCACCTGGTATTACAAATTCTAAAGGACTATTTTCAGATATACTAGATACAGTTTTGTAATGAACCCATTGACCGCTTTCGATGCTTGTTTGAGTTGGCGGTAAAGCAAAAAGATCCAATTCACTTTTCGCGCACTCACAACTATGAGGATGTAAAAACGACATTCTAGCTAAAGATATCTTGATGTTTAATAACTGAACTCGTTTTACACTTCTTTGCAGAACGACGTGAAGAACTATTCTGACTTTTATTTTGTACTAGCCTTCTTTTTATAGATCCAGATCCTACCAAGTTGTCTAATTTATCTTGAGCTTTtcgtttcaaattttcaactgACTCATTTACACGTGTCTTGAATGCATCCTTTACAGGCACCTCATTAACAATGTCGCCAAGAAAATTTGAACCAGTGCGTAGTGTTTCCTTACCAATTGTTTTAACACCACTCTTTATTAACGGCATTACCGTACGAAAAAGTCCCCGTAAAAAACTACCAATACCATAACCCTTTTGGTAACTAATTCCTTTGTAAATAGCACCTACACCTGAACCAGCTTGATTGATGTAGTAATCGTGATAATGACATGAAGGcattacgaaatttttttaaaatgaagttTAACGCACACTGTTCCAAACTGAAATGGCACTTTCTCACCAGTTGCACTTCTTATATCAATTTCAATGTTTTCAAATTCCCTTTTCAACAGAGGCACGTAATGCGGATGCGAAAATAATTGCGTATGATGTGTACCGTAAATGTAGTGTTTATTATCGATAACAACGATTCGAATTACTTTTGCCATTATATCGCCCACCAATTGTGGTTCAATTATATCACTGTATACGAAAAGTTGTGAAGGCAAACCCAACATAATGTTTGCTGGATGTGTTGAAGTTTTACTCAGTACATTTGTATCCGGTTGAAAACCTAATTGTAGACTTAATGTCGGTGAAAATGATAGACTTGTCAGATATTTGCTACTGCTTGTTACAGTTACTCTTTTTGAACCATCATTTAATCTGAACTCAAcattatcttttactaaaactcTTACCGAGTTTAGAGCATCCACAATAGATTCGATCGTTTCGTAGTTACCAGCTTCAAGCTTAGTCTTATATTTCGTCATAATTACATCGTGTTCAAATGTGATCGTTTTCATTTTAAGATCGCGCATGAATTCTTTCGAAGACTTGTATTTCCTTCTTCGAACCTGATCATCGATCCATGTCGCAAAACGGGGATCTTTAAACAATATGTCAATGgctttttcacctttttgcaTAATCGCCGATAAACTAAATTCAAAAGAgcagtaaataatattttcaccACTGTTGATGGTTAAGAAGGAACACGGATACTGTATTTCCGAAAGTCCCACACACCATTCACCATCCAAATGAACAGTTTTTGGAAGTTGTGTGCAAAAGTGCGTTGTTGTATTTTCGGGAAAGTAATTGGTTGAGCTGTTTGATaccaaagttaaataaaattcgttattcATATCGATGTAAGGGAACTGCACGGAATCCACGAGTTAAACTTTGAAGGATAATTTTTCCACTGcacaaaaatttcacatttacCTCTTTTATATTGCTTCTTCAATACTTTTTCAATGTGAAATGTACTCTGGGGGTCGTACGTTACGCGCTGTAATTCGGGGTGATAGAAGACGCCCTCTATTGGTTCATCCATTAAATcggaaattttgtacacaacGGGTTGTCTCATTATAACATcagttattttgaatatttcacCGCTCCAATTACTCATGTAGCCTTTTTCAAATACGTGCTTGTACTTGGTGATTCTGACGTAATCTCCAACTTTGTACACATTTTCGAGTTTGATCGTTTTAATATTCTTCTTTCTCGTACTCATAATGTTATCGTATACTTGCGCAACGTTGTCAGGATTTACCTCGTTAGGAGCCATTTTAATAGTACGATGATAAGAATTATTGTAAGAGTGCATGAATTCGGGTAATACATCAATGTATTGCATATTATTTGCAAAcgtaaaatatttatgcatttttgtttttaaagttttattgaacCTTTCTACCACAGCAGCTTTTACATCAGGATTATTTgttacataataatttatatcatattgtttaaacaatttttggacATTTTTCGCTAGAAATTCTTTTCCCTTGTCAGTCTGAAGATTAACCGGAACACGCTCatcaaatatttctttaaaagctGCAGCCACTTCATTTCCCGTCTTTGTGTATAAAGGTTTAACCCATGCAAACTTGGAAAATACATCGATGACAGTTAATAGGTAATTTACACCTCGATTATGTTTTGCGATGTTTCTCATATCTATTAAATCAGCTTGAAATAAATCGTCTATGTTGGTTACATGATAACTATTTCTAGGAAATCGACGACGAACTTGCTTATGTAATGTATAAGATTCCACACCTTCTAgccatttattaatttttttcttatgtatATTTGTAAACTTAGCTAAGTTGTTAGGACTCGAAAAACCAAGAGGGTCACGAGGTATAAAATATCTTTCCTTTATTTCATCCATTTTTGTCTACTTGCTTTCATACGGCGACCAAGGAACTCTCAagcgtttttgttttcttgatgACGATCGCATTGATTTCTTCGTTATTTGACTAtcctcttcttcttcttcttcttcttctgtGTCAAACTTTGACGACGATATTGGTTTTACTTTCACTTCGTTTTTTACTTCTTGCTTTTCAGCACCTTGTTCATTTATATATTTCAAACGTTTTGGATTAATTATAAGAGTACGTGGaacgtttattttatacaaaatttccgCAAAATTTTTCCATCCGACAGGCTCGGCATTTAACTTATTACTACTCTTCATAACATCAGTGATTAGATCAAATATATTGGAACCAGGAATTGTGTTTCCATCGTAGATAACGTTTCCGGTTTCATTCCATGCAACTCCATTGtgtgttaaattgtttaacaaagCATTCGCTTTAACTTGTAAGGGTCTTGGTAGGGAACTCAAAATGTTTCGAGTAATTCGTTCAGATTGTTCTAATTGATTTTCTTTAGAATAAATCACAGGTATGGTAACAGGTTCACGAGAACGACTTATCATTTTTAGATATCTTTGAAGCACTTGATTATACAAAATCCATTTTTCATTATCATCAATGTTTTTCGTATCTATGATTCTTTTCATTTCATGATCTAAATCATTTAGGGTGTTTGGCTGAGTGCTTTTGTTATTATGCAAACGTTCAAGTTCGGATGAATCAATGAGTACCATTTTTTTCGTATGttccattatttattaaataaatgaccCAACACACCCGAAATTATTGGAGCCAACAACAATGGTAAGAAAGCACCTCCTTTTTGCACAAttagtttcttttttctctggAGAGATAATTTACGATTTACTAAATTTctcagtaattttttatgtttctttaatttgcTCTTTTGAGAACCATTTAAAGGAACTTTCCCTAATAACGTATTGTGAGCGCACTCGCATATACAATGCACCAAGTTTTTATCGGCAGAATTAAGAATTGATTTACGATAAACAGGTGTTgttctatgcaaaaattttaataactcgGCGTTTCTTTCTAACGCTCGCGACATCTCAACGACGACTGACGCATAAACTACTtacttttatatttataatctCTCTTAGGTATGTATGCATAAGAAGGTTCTTCATCAGGTAGAATATTTGTTCGAATACGGAATTCATCTGGAGTATCTTGTTTTAAATCAATCAACAAATAACCATGCGGTCTCATTGTGGCATCCTTATAAGCTTCCtggataaattttatattttcaggAAAAATCTGTCT contains:
- the LOC135266551 gene encoding uncharacterized protein LOC135266551, whose translation is MPGKRVSSMPLKKSSPKRFKAPGDGGCVEEEEISEFTNLQPSTSKATESVNALKRRLPNFEDGPLDTLVNQIGAGQIDDNEVFENFADEFNFINKNGENESFIKKFNTLARRMRFSFKDNAPENPIEWMQNAIEELLAHIFRGFSSDDYVGLVLENEEFPERPVYISFRKLSQYNVAMVMETVGNVLQSNRAFFVNDRLSIRVDRVALPVGKGFRTATDGLAVSYNEHCLSKN